One window from the genome of Eleginops maclovinus isolate JMC-PN-2008 ecotype Puerto Natales chromosome 15, JC_Emac_rtc_rv5, whole genome shotgun sequence encodes:
- the cnstb gene encoding consortin, connexin sorting protein b, whose product MGNKNALPPKGPDTGTTLKEEVVSLNSATGSLSRDELPGLSPELLASLQSLRENSDYTLLPHSLHQIAEAFSLKEDYQWAIQFLQLEKIYHERLLSNLAALQENWESQWKEKKSDESCLPEETDGINQKHIETLSQICRTHHRPSTCVEENTLNATLKNIESKNETLQPCHDKVDKPEKTHQHEEQEFSLNSETELSSIQTGNQEEGEEEEEREEEEEEEEEEEEETYEEGQEVEEEEEPCEETPEEEVKVEWPSGVPQASDKDLAKLSHTEGSSSPDGLVSILKRRRASLDGLPPESEIVTKQNSKRKVRFSEPEDGIEQDEVGGDSCLILLLLCLVTVVISIGGTALYCTLVDTYSNICTDFTHNVDFYIMNMRRFFEGLGRWLPLRT is encoded by the exons ATGGGTAATAAGAATGCTCTCCCGCCAAAAGGTCCGGACACTGGGACAACGCTAAAAGAGGAAGTGGTGAGCCTCAACAGTGCCACAG GAAGTCTCTCCAGAGATGAACTGCCGGGCCTCAGCCCAGAGCTGCTGGCCTCCCTGCAGTCCCTCAGAGAAAACAGCGACTACACACTGCTGCCACACTCCTTgcaccag attgcaGAGGCGTTTTCACTCAAAGAGGACT ACCAGTGGGCCATCCAGTTCCTGCAGCTGGAGAAAATCTACCATGAACGTCTGCTCTCCAACCTTGCCGCCCTGCAGGAGAACTGGG AGAGCCagtggaaagaaaagaagagcGACGAAAGCTGTTTGCCCGAGGAGACGGACGGCATCAATCAGAAACACATCGAGACCCTGAGCCAGATCTGCAGGACACATCATCG ACCATCCACCTGTGTAGAAGAG AACACGCTGAATGCCACACTGAAAAACATCGAAAGCAAGAATGAGACTCTACAACCCTGCCATGATAAAG TGGACAAGCCGGAAAAAACACACCAGCATGAAGAACAAGAGTTTAGCTTGAACTCAGAAACAGAGCTTTCTTCAATACAGACAGGAAATCAAgaagaaggggaggaggaggaggaaagagaagaagaagaagaagaagaagaagaagaagaagaagagacataTGAGGAAGGACAGGAagtagaagaggaagaggagccgtGTGAGGAGACgccagaggaggaggtgaaggtgGAGTGGCCATCCGGAGTCCCCCAGGCTTCAGACAAGGACCTGGCCAAGCTGTCTCACACAGAGGGG AGTTCCTCTCCAGACGGTCTAGTGTCCATcttgaagaggaggagagcatCACTGGATGGATTACCTCCCGAAAGTGAAATAGTTACTAAACAGAACTCCAAACGCAAAGTCCGCTTCAGTGAGCCAGAGGACGGCATTGAGCAAG ATGAGGTAGGCGGAGATTCCTGCCTGATCCTGCTCCTATTGTGTCTGGTCACCGTGGTGATTAGCATAGGTGGGACCGCCCTTTACTGCACACTAGTAGACACTTACTCCAACATTTGCACCGACTTCACTCACAACGTGGACTTCTACATCATGAACATGCGGAGGTTCTTTGAAGGGCTCGGACGCTGGCTGCCGCTCCGGACTTAG